In the Serinus canaria isolate serCan28SL12 chromosome 22, serCan2020, whole genome shotgun sequence genome, one interval contains:
- the BMP1 gene encoding bone morphogenetic protein 1 isoform X2 — MAGLRSCGLLLCLLLARALRFPDYSYVLEEEEEDEEPLDYKDPCKAAAFLGDIALDEEDLQLFQVDRVVDLARHTITRLPSNSSGSNATSPRPGHPRRRRGRQRARSRRAATSRPERVWPDGVIPYVISGNFSGSQRAIFRQAMRHWEKHTCVTFLERNDEDSYIVFTYRPCGCCSYVGRRGGGPQAISIGKNCDKFGIVVHELGHVIGFWHEHTRPDRDDHVSIIRENIQPGQEYNFLKMEPEEVESLGETYDFDSIMHYARNTFSRGIFLDTILPKYDVNGVRPAIGQRTRLSKGDIAQARKLYRCPACGETLQDSQGNFSSPEFPNGYSAHMHCVWRISVTPGEKIILNFTTLDLYRSRLCWYDYVEVRDGFWRKATLRGRFCGNKLPEPIISTDSRLWVEFRSSSNWVGKGFFAVYEAICGGDVKKDNGHIQSPNYPDDYRPSKVCVWKITVSEGYHVGLTFQSFEIERHDSCAYDYLEIRDGSSDSSSLIGRYCGYDKPDDIKSTSNKLWMKFVSDGSINKAGFAVNFFKEMDECSRPNNGGCEQRCVNTLGSYKCACDPGYELASDKRRCEAACGGFLTKLNGSITSPGWPKEYPPNKNCIWQLVAPTQYRISLQFDFFETEGNDVCKYDFVEVRSGLTADSKLHGKFCGAEKPEVITSQYNNMRIEFKSDNTVSKKGFKAHFFSEKKPQLQPPKSRPPGLKFRMQKRPRGPS, encoded by the exons ATGGCCGGGCTGCGGAGCTGcgggctgctcctctgcctgctcctggcccGGGCCCTGCGCTTTCCGGACTATTCCTACgtgctggaggaagaggaggaggacgaggagcCCCTGGACTACAAGGACCCCTGCAAAGCCG ccGCCTTCCTGGGTGACATCGCCCTGGACGAGGAGGacctgcagctcttccaggTGGACCGCGTGGTGGACCTGGCCCGTCACACCATCACCCGCCTGCCCTCCAACTCCTCAG GCAGCAACGCCACCAGCCCCCGGCCGGGCCACCCTCGGCGCCGCCGGGGCCGGCAGCGGGCGCGGAGCCGCCGCGCCGCCACCTCCCGGCCCGAGCGGGTGTGGCCGGACGGGGTCATCCCCTACGTGATCAGCGGCAACTTCAGCG gcagccagcgAGCCATCTTCCGGCAGGCCATGCGCCACTGGGAGAAGCACACTTGTGTCACCTTCCTGGAGCGCAACGACGAGGACAGCTACATCGTGTTCACCTACCGGCCCTGTGG gtgctgctcctaCGTGGGCCGCCGGGGAGGGGGACCCCAGGCCATCTCCATCGGCAAAAACTGCGACAAGTTCGGCATCGTGGTGCACGAGCTGGGCCACGTCATCGGCTTCTGGCACGAGCACACGCGCCCCGACAGGGATGACCACGTCTCCATCATCCGGGAGAACATCCAGCCAG ggcaggaATACAACTTCCTCAAGATGGAGCCTGAGGAGGTGGAGTCGCTGGGGGAGACCTATGACTTCGACAGCATCATGCACTACGCCAGGAACACCTTCTCCAG GGGCATCTTCCTGGACACCATCCTGCCCAAATACGACGTGAACGGCGTCCGTCCCGCCATCGGCCAGAGGACACGGCTCAGCAAAGGGGACATTGCCCAGGCCCGCAAGCTCTACCGCTGCCCAG cctgtggggagacactccaggacagccagggcaACTTCTCCTCCCCGGAATTCCCCAATGGATACTCTGCCCACATGCACTGCGTCTGGAGGATCTCGGTCACGCCCGGAGAGAAG ATCATCCTGAATTTCACCACCCTGGACCTTTACCGAAGCCGGCTGTGCTGGTACGACTACGTGGAGGTGAGAGACGGGTTCTGGAGAAAGGCCACGCTGCGAG GCAGGTTCTGCGGGAACAAGCTGCCCGAGCCCATCATCTCCACCGACAGCCGCCTCTGGGTGGAGTTCCGGAGCTCCAGCAACTGGGTGGGCAAAGGTTTCTTCGCCGTCTACGAAG CCATCTGCGGGGGGGACGTGAAGAAGGACAACGGCCACATCCAGTCCCCCAACTACCCCGATGACTACCGGCCCAGCAAGGTGTGCGTCTGGAAAATCACCGTCTCCGAGGGCTACCACGTGGGATTGACCTTCCAGTCCTTCGAG ATCGAGCGTCACGACAGCTGTGCCTACGACTACCTGGAGATCCGCGATGGGAGCAGCGACTCCAGCAGCCTCATCGGCCGCTACTGCGGCTACGACAAACCCGACGACATCAAGAGCACCTCCAACAAGCTCTGGATGAAATTCGTCTCCGACGGCTCCATCAACAAGGCCGGCTTCGCCGTCAACTTCTTCAAAG AGATGGACGAGTGCTCCCGCCCCAACAACGGCGGCTGTGAGCAGCGCTGCGTCAACACCCTGGGCAGCTACAAGTGTGCCTGTGACCCTGGCTACGAGCTGGCGTCCGACAAGCGCCGCTGCGAGG CCGCCTGCGGAGGTTTCCTCACCAAGCTCAACGGCTCCATCACCAGCCCGGGGTGGCCCAAGGAGTATCCCCCCAACAAGAACTGCATCTGGCAGCTGGTGGCCCCCACCCAGTACCGCATCTCCCTCCAGTTCGACTTCTTCGAGACCGAGGGCAACGAT GTGTGCAAGTATGACTTTGTGGAGGTGCGCAGCGGGCTCACAGCTGACTCCAAGCTGCACGGGAAGTTCTGCGGCGCCGAGAAGCCCGAGGTCATCACCTCCCAGTACAACAACATGAGGATCGAGTTCAAGTCCGACAACACTGTCTCCAAAAAGGGCTTCAAAGCCCATTTCTTCTCAG
- the SFTPC gene encoding pulmonary surfactant-associated protein C, producing MEDSSKEALMEEAPPRYTESPRLPCIPHELKSLLLMVALVVVALVVVNVTFLLLGLHLSESHAETVLRMSIHGLDGQGTAQELAMSKKERSGTFAVRDGLNGSAAVVYDYSKLLVGYRSWRHRACYITRVDKDNFPGLDAVTETFQRRQDEDVGDKAVPLADRSILGTTINILCSAVPVFWAYSVPPVWRMKEQPLHFQPSRKSSQPCPLLVQGGLEGFQLQEGLVDGQNQGPAVSPCHLRGTCQSCDPLSPKKVHAVGTSASPKSHQQWCPRSRNEGQGHSPRHGDPVPTLSPWITGNLSCPVCFPCHIKQLQVPKLAKGHEPALTLGTATAGCSTLEGLLWPCHLAPGQQRSPRAWGQGSLTQCPRSLLSCWFPGGSSWEWVLSKHQWSGSHARAWLHPGATKPFKGSPPQCPSIKFPVPAVRLGWEWEEEEEEEAAAMESSMKQVVLEEEDSGNGCCCPGCCVPCATCCAKCCTKCSWCCAKCCCLPKCCECPKCPKCPSCPKCPGCASCSGCLKKSLCFVPRLLCYLPRKLLSCGRLRCLLIVVVVLVLLVLIIAGALLMWLSVEQRRADTVLRGGLWAAPAWEEDAATFYLDSGDGNPATVIYDYKNLLVSYRARLHRACYVTRVDKDNIPGLDTVVETFQRRQNVPCTPAQAEDEISVPLADRSLLGTTAGILCSLLPVYWA from the exons ATGGAGGACAGCTCTAAAGAGGCGCTGATGGAGGAGGCACCTCCG AGGTATACGGAGTCCCCGCGcctgccctgcatcccccaCGAGCTCAAGAGCCTCCTGCTGATGGTGGCGCTGGTGGTGGTGGCCCTCGTGGTGGTCAACGtcaccttcctcctgctggggctgcatcTCAGCGAGTCGCACGCCGAGACG GTGTTGCGAATGAGCATCCACGGGCTGGATGGCCAGGGGACGGCCCAGGAGCTCGCCATGAGCAAGAAGGAAAGGAGCGGCACGTTCGCCGTGCGAGATGGGCTCAACGGCTCGGCCGCGGTGGTGTACGACTACAGCAAG ctgctggtcgGCTACAGGTCCTGGCGCCACCGAGCCTGCTACATCACCCGCGTGGACAAGGACAACTTCCCGGGGCTGGACGCTGTCACCGAGACCTTCCAGCGCCGGCAG gatgAGGACGTTGGGGACAAGGCCGTGCCCCTGGCTGACCGCTCCATCCTGGGCACCACCATCAACATCCTCTGCAGCGCCGTCCCCGTGTTCTGGGCGTA cagtgtccccccAGTTTGGAGGAtgaaggagcagcctctgcactTCCAGCCCTCCAGGAAAAGCTCCCAACCCTGTCCCCTCCTCGTGcag GGGGGGCTGGAGGGGTTCCAGTTGCAGGAGGGGCTCGTGGATGGGCAAAACCAAGGCCCAGCAGTGTCCCCCTGCCACCTGAGGGGGACATGCCAGAGCTGCGACCCCCTAAGCCCAAAAAAAGTCCACGCTGTGggcacctctgccagccccaaaaGCCACCAGCAGTGGTGTCCGAGGAGCAGGAATGAGGGTCAGGGACACTCCCCGCGCCACGGTGACCCCgttcccaccctgtccccatggATTACAGGAAATCTTTCATgtcctgtttgttttccttgccaCATcaagcagctccaggtgcccaAGCTGGCGAAGGGACACGAGCCAGCTCtcaccctgggcacagccacagccgGATGCTCCACCCTGGAGGGTTTGCTTTGGCCGTGCCACCttgctcctgggcagcagagaagTCCCCGTGCCTGGGGACAAGGGTCCTTGACCCAGTGCCCTCGGAGCCTCTTGAGCTGCTGGTTCCCAGGGGGATCCAGCTGGGAGTGGGTGCTCAGCAAACACCAGTGGAGTGGGTCACATGCCAGGGCCTGGCTGCACCCCGGGGCCACCAAACCCTTCAAGGGGTCCCCACCCCAGTGCCCCAGTATAAAGTTCCCAGTCCCTGCAGTCAgactgggctgggaatgggaggaggaggaggaggaggaggcagcagccatGGAGAGCAGCATGAAGCAGGTGGTGCTTGAAGAGGAG gaCTCGGGGAacggctgctgctgcccaggctgctgcgTGCCCTGCGCCACGTGCTGCGCCAAATGCTGCACCAAATGCAGCTGGTGCTGCGCCaaatgctgctgcctgcccaagTGCTGCGAGTGCCCCAAGTGTCCCAAGTGTCCCAGTTGTCCCAAGTGTCCCGGCTGCGCCAGCTGCTCCGGCTGCCTCAAGAAGTCGCTGTGCTTCGTCCCTCGGCTGCTCTGCTACCTGCCTCGCAAGCTGCTGAGCTGCGGCCGCCTGCGCTGCCTGCTGATcgtggtggtggtgctggtcCTGCTGGTGCTCATCATCGCCGGCGCCCTGCTGATGTGGCTGAGCGTGGAGCAGCGCCGCGCCGACACC GTCCTGCGGGGCGGTTTGTGGGCAGCACCGGCCTGGGAAGAGGACGCGGCCACTTTCTACCTGGACAGCGGGGACGGGAACCCGGCCACGGTCATCTATGACTACAAGAAT CTGCTGGTGAGCTACAGAGCCCGGCTGCACCGCGCCTGCTACGTGACCCGCGTGGACAAGGACAACATCCCGGGGCTGGACACCGTGGTCGAGACCTTCCAGCGCCGGCAG aaTGTCCCTTGCacccctgcccaggctgaggaCGAGATCTCCGTGCCCCTGGCTGACCGCTCCCTCCTGGGCACCACGGCGGGCATCCTGTGCAGCCTCCTCCCTGTTTACTGGGCTTAG
- the LGI3 gene encoding leucine-rich repeat LGI family member 3 isoform X2, which produces MELRRGRRMPRDQLPARLLLLLLLAVAWLWLPAEGRRPPRPPPCPPSCSCTRDTAFCVDSKAVPKNLPPEVISLTMVNAAFTEIREAAFAHIPSLQFLLLNSNKFTLIGDNAFAGLSHLQYLFIENNDIQALSKATFRGLKSLTHLSLANNNLQTLPRDLFKPLDILSDLDLRGNSLACDCKIKWLVEWLESTNTTVPAVFCSSPGQFEGQRIRDLALGDFQCITTDFVMHQVLPFQAVSAEPFTYASDLYVALAQPSASSCSILKWDYVERKLRDFDRIPAHSAVHCKPIVAQEQLYVVVAQLFGGSYIYRWDTAVDKFIKIQDIDSQKIRKPNDIEAFQIEGDWYFVIADSSKAGSTSLYRLNQNGFYSHQALHAWHRDTDVEYVENDGKPRLIISSSSQAPVIYQWSRAQKQFVPQGEVGEMLDVQMVKHFRAKREQFLCLSRYIGDSKVVRWEGQRFVEVQTLPSRGSMVMQPFAVGQRQYLALGSDFSFTHVYLWEEEKQKFAKFQELSVQAPRAFRAVPAADVQLLLAPSFKANTLVYRHVVVDLSL; this is translated from the exons ATGGAGCTGCGGCGCGGGAGGAGGATGCCGAGGGACCAGCTCCCCGctcgcctcctcctcctcctcctcctcgccgtggcctggctctggctgccgGCGGAGGGGCGGCGGCCCCCCCGGCCTCCCCCTTGCCCCCcgagctgctcctgcacccgGGACACGGCTTTTTGCGTGGACTCCAAGGCCGTGCCCAAAAACCTGCCCCCCGAGGTCATCTCGCT GACCATGGTGAACGCGGCTTTCACAGAGATCCGGGAGGCGGCTTTCGCCCACATCCCCTCCCTGCAGTTCCT cctcctcaACTCCAACAAGTTCACGCTGATCGGGGACAACGCCTTCGCCGGGCTCTCGCACCTGCAGTACCT GTTCATTGAGAACAATGACATCCAGGCGCTCTCCAAGGCCACTTTCCGTGGGCTCAAGTCCCTGACACACCT GTCCTTGGCCAACAACAACCTGCAGACGCTGCCACGGGACCTCTTCAAGCCACTGGACATCCTGAGTGACCT ggacCTCCGTGGCAACTCGCTGGCCTGTGACTGCAAGATCAAGTGGCTGGTGGAGTGGCTGGAGAGCACCAACACCACGGTCCCCGCCGTCTTCTGCAGCAGCCCCGGGCAGTTCGAGGGACAGCGGATCCGGGACCTGGCGCTCGGTGACTTCCAGTGCATCACCACGG attTCGTGATGCACCAGGTCCTGCCCTTCCAGGCGGTGTCGGCCGAGCCCTTCACCTACGCCAGTGACCTGTAcgtggccctggcacagcccagcgccagcagctgctccatcctcaaGTGGGACTACGTGGAGCGCAAACTCCGCGACTTCGACCGCATCCCCG CTCACTCAGCGGTGCACTGCAAGCCCATCGTGGCGCAGGAGCAGCTCTACGTGGTGGTGGCGCAGCTCTTCGGCGGCTCCTACATCTACCGCTGGGACACGGCCGTGGACAAGTTCATCAAGATCCAGGACATCGACAGCCAGAAGATCCGCAAGCCCAACGACATCGAGGCCTTCCAGATCGAGGGCGACTGGTACTTCGTCATCGCCGACAGCTCCAAGGCGGGCTCCACCAGCCTCTACCGCCTCAACCAGAACGGCTTCTACTCCCACCAAGCCCTCCACGCCTGGCACCGCGACACCGACGTGGAGTACGTGGAGAACGACGGCAAACCCCGGCTGAtcatctccagcagctcccaggcccCTGTCATCTACCAGTGGAGCCGGGCTCAGAAGCAGTTCGTGCCGCAGGGCGAGGTGGGCGAGATGTTGGATGTGCAGATGGTGAAGCACTTCAGGGCCAAGCGGGAGCAGTTCCTGTGCCTCAGCCGCTACATCGGCGACTCCAAGGTGGTGCGCTGGGAAGGGCAGCGCTTCGTGGAGGTGCAGACGCTGCCGTCCCGCGGCTCCATGGTGATGCAGCCCTTCGCCGTGGGCCAGCGGCAGTACCTGGCGCTGGGCAGCGACTTCTCCTTCACCCACGTCTACctgtgggaagaggagaagcagaagtTCGCCAAGTTCCAGGAGCTGTCGGTGCAGGCACCGCGGGCGTTCCGGGCCGTGCCGGCGGCCGAcgtgcagctgctgctggcgcCCAGCTTCAAGGCCAACACGCTGGTGTACCGGCACGTGGTGGTGGACCTCAGCCTGTAG
- the REEP4 gene encoding receptor expression-enhancing protein 4, whose protein sequence is MVSWILSRVIELLFGMLYPAYASYKAVKTKNIREYVRWMMYWIVFALFMTAETFTDLFISWLPFYYEVKMAFVIWLLSPYTRGASLLYRRFVHPMLARREKDIDAFLVRACECGYETALRFGKRGLTLAATAAVQAATKSQGALAGRLRSFSMQDLRSLPEQAPVHFQDPLYLEEQEDLQQPLAGLRYESESDEEELWSDSQVSPSASPRRDPKPLTRCQSLRTLRKNPAKEGSSRLLRSRARRRAALSEQDS, encoded by the exons ATGGTGTCCTGGATCCTCAGCCGGGTGATTGA GCTGCTCTTCGGGATGCTCTACCCGGCCTACGCCTCCTACAAGGCTGTAAAGACGAAAAACATCCGGGAATAC GTCCGATGGATGATGTACTGGATCGTCTTCGCTCTCTTCATGACCGCAGAGACCTTCACCGACCTCTTCATCTCCTG GCTCCCCTTCTACTACGAGGTGAAGATGGCTTTTGTCatctggctgctgtccccataCACGCGGGGGGCCAGCCTGCTCTACCGCCGCTTCGTGCACCCCATGCTGGCCCGCAGGGAGAAg GACATCGACGCCTTCCTGGTCCGTGCCTGCGAGTGCGGCTACGAGACCGCGCTGCGCTTCGGCAAGAGGGGCCTCACCCTGGCGGCCACCGCCGCTGTCCAGGCGGCCACCAAG AGCCAGGGCGCGCTGGCCGGGCGGCTCCGCAGCTTCAGCATGCAGGACCTGCGCTCCCTGCCCGAGCAGGCCCCTGTGCACTTCCAGGACCCGCTGtacctggaggagcaggaggacctccagcagcccctgg CTGGCCTCCGCTACGAGAGTGAGTCGGACGAGGAGGAGCTGTGGTCGGACTCGCAGGTGTCCCCCTCGGCGTCCCCACGCCGGGATCCCAAACCCCTGACCCGCTGCCAGAGCCTGAGAACCCTGAGGAAGAACCCAGCAAAAGAG ggctcttcCCGGCTCCTGCGCAGCCGGGCCAGGAGGAGAGCGGCTCTGTCAGAGCAGGACAGCTGA
- the LGI3 gene encoding leucine-rich repeat LGI family member 3 isoform X1, producing MCVYTHVCVCYTSVCACTPVCVCSHTCASTWPRARGCRRAWAAWGCASPLHLVPSVSPHRAGCLLGSLCQCQHPHGLPWQAAGDTGGHGGGSATLLPSPLLQLRLSRRTMVNAAFTEIREAAFAHIPSLQFLLLNSNKFTLIGDNAFAGLSHLQYLFIENNDIQALSKATFRGLKSLTHLSLANNNLQTLPRDLFKPLDILSDLDLRGNSLACDCKIKWLVEWLESTNTTVPAVFCSSPGQFEGQRIRDLALGDFQCITTDFVMHQVLPFQAVSAEPFTYASDLYVALAQPSASSCSILKWDYVERKLRDFDRIPAHSAVHCKPIVAQEQLYVVVAQLFGGSYIYRWDTAVDKFIKIQDIDSQKIRKPNDIEAFQIEGDWYFVIADSSKAGSTSLYRLNQNGFYSHQALHAWHRDTDVEYVENDGKPRLIISSSSQAPVIYQWSRAQKQFVPQGEVGEMLDVQMVKHFRAKREQFLCLSRYIGDSKVVRWEGQRFVEVQTLPSRGSMVMQPFAVGQRQYLALGSDFSFTHVYLWEEEKQKFAKFQELSVQAPRAFRAVPAADVQLLLAPSFKANTLVYRHVVVDLSL from the exons ATGTGTGTTTACACACACGTTTGTGTGTGTTACACCTCTGTGTGTGCTTGCACACCCGTTTGTGTGTGTTCACACACATGTGCAAGCACGTGGCCCCGGGCCAGGGGCTGCCGCAGGGCGTGGGCAGCCTGGGGTTGTGCCAGCCCCCTTCACCTCgtcccctccgtgtccccaCACCGGGCAGGGTGCCTGCTGGGGTCCCTCTGCCAATGCCAGCACCCTCACgggctgccctggcaggcagcaggtgacactggggggcacgggggtggcagtgccactcTGCTGCCgtcccctctcctgcagctccgTCTCTCCCGCAGGACCATGGTGAACGCGGCTTTCACAGAGATCCGGGAGGCGGCTTTCGCCCACATCCCCTCCCTGCAGTTCCT cctcctcaACTCCAACAAGTTCACGCTGATCGGGGACAACGCCTTCGCCGGGCTCTCGCACCTGCAGTACCT GTTCATTGAGAACAATGACATCCAGGCGCTCTCCAAGGCCACTTTCCGTGGGCTCAAGTCCCTGACACACCT GTCCTTGGCCAACAACAACCTGCAGACGCTGCCACGGGACCTCTTCAAGCCACTGGACATCCTGAGTGACCT ggacCTCCGTGGCAACTCGCTGGCCTGTGACTGCAAGATCAAGTGGCTGGTGGAGTGGCTGGAGAGCACCAACACCACGGTCCCCGCCGTCTTCTGCAGCAGCCCCGGGCAGTTCGAGGGACAGCGGATCCGGGACCTGGCGCTCGGTGACTTCCAGTGCATCACCACGG attTCGTGATGCACCAGGTCCTGCCCTTCCAGGCGGTGTCGGCCGAGCCCTTCACCTACGCCAGTGACCTGTAcgtggccctggcacagcccagcgccagcagctgctccatcctcaaGTGGGACTACGTGGAGCGCAAACTCCGCGACTTCGACCGCATCCCCG CTCACTCAGCGGTGCACTGCAAGCCCATCGTGGCGCAGGAGCAGCTCTACGTGGTGGTGGCGCAGCTCTTCGGCGGCTCCTACATCTACCGCTGGGACACGGCCGTGGACAAGTTCATCAAGATCCAGGACATCGACAGCCAGAAGATCCGCAAGCCCAACGACATCGAGGCCTTCCAGATCGAGGGCGACTGGTACTTCGTCATCGCCGACAGCTCCAAGGCGGGCTCCACCAGCCTCTACCGCCTCAACCAGAACGGCTTCTACTCCCACCAAGCCCTCCACGCCTGGCACCGCGACACCGACGTGGAGTACGTGGAGAACGACGGCAAACCCCGGCTGAtcatctccagcagctcccaggcccCTGTCATCTACCAGTGGAGCCGGGCTCAGAAGCAGTTCGTGCCGCAGGGCGAGGTGGGCGAGATGTTGGATGTGCAGATGGTGAAGCACTTCAGGGCCAAGCGGGAGCAGTTCCTGTGCCTCAGCCGCTACATCGGCGACTCCAAGGTGGTGCGCTGGGAAGGGCAGCGCTTCGTGGAGGTGCAGACGCTGCCGTCCCGCGGCTCCATGGTGATGCAGCCCTTCGCCGTGGGCCAGCGGCAGTACCTGGCGCTGGGCAGCGACTTCTCCTTCACCCACGTCTACctgtgggaagaggagaagcagaagtTCGCCAAGTTCCAGGAGCTGTCGGTGCAGGCACCGCGGGCGTTCCGGGCCGTGCCGGCGGCCGAcgtgcagctgctgctggcgcCCAGCTTCAAGGCCAACACGCTGGTGTACCGGCACGTGGTGGTGGACCTCAGCCTGTAG